A genome region from Methanobacterium subterraneum includes the following:
- a CDS encoding XRE family transcriptional regulator, with protein sequence MRTPKATGTNHNILQWARKNAGYSASEVAKKMDKKTEVITSWENGEDVPTFKQLSKLSKIYHYPSAFFFAEEVPEDEPLPSDYRTMPDRNIENFPEIIFEIKDAQERREIALELTQKLDIPLPEFDLECSLDDDPEDIAFKIREYLDVTIEEQLKWKKDKYTALNNWKTILESKGILIFQFTGISPQEIRAYAIDQRPLPVIGINTGDDPRARNFSIFHELAHIITGTSGVCDLNDRHKKIERFCDEVAAKFLVPPSKLLEMDEVRNHEGLYWEDEDLRSLGNKFGVSREVILISLVKLGKSTWNIYKQIKETWASESDEDGEHKIPYYIKVKSWNGDYYTGLVLQAYHNKLINRLDLSSYMGNIKLEHIAKMES encoded by the coding sequence ATGCGAACTCCTAAGGCTACAGGCACTAATCACAACATTCTGCAGTGGGCACGAAAAAATGCAGGATACAGTGCCAGTGAAGTCGCCAAAAAGATGGATAAGAAAACTGAAGTTATAACTTCCTGGGAAAATGGAGAGGATGTGCCTACCTTTAAACAGCTCAGTAAATTGAGTAAGATCTACCATTACCCCAGTGCGTTTTTCTTTGCTGAGGAAGTTCCTGAAGATGAACCTTTACCTTCTGATTACCGTACCATGCCTGATAGGAATATAGAAAATTTTCCCGAAATAATATTTGAAATTAAAGATGCTCAAGAAAGAAGAGAGATTGCACTAGAACTAACACAAAAGTTAGATATTCCTCTTCCTGAATTTGATTTAGAATGTTCTCTTGATGATGATCCTGAAGACATAGCATTTAAGATACGTGAATATTTAGACGTAACCATTGAAGAACAATTAAAATGGAAAAAGGACAAATACACCGCTTTGAATAATTGGAAAACTATTTTAGAATCCAAAGGTATTTTAATCTTCCAATTTACTGGAATATCTCCCCAGGAAATTAGAGCATATGCCATTGACCAGCGGCCTCTGCCTGTTATTGGAATAAATACTGGAGACGATCCCAGAGCCCGGAATTTTTCAATATTTCATGAATTAGCTCATATAATTACAGGCACGAGTGGTGTCTGTGACCTGAATGATCGCCATAAAAAGATTGAAAGATTTTGCGATGAAGTTGCTGCCAAATTCTTAGTTCCTCCTTCTAAATTACTGGAAATGGATGAGGTTAGAAATCATGAAGGTTTGTACTGGGAAGATGAGGATTTAAGATCACTTGGAAACAAATTTGGAGTCAGTAGAGAAGTAATTCTGATATCCCTGGTTAAATTAGGAAAATCAACTTGGAATATTTATAAACAGATTAAAGAAACATGGGCCAGTGAATCCGATGAAGATGGAGAACACAAAATTCCTTATTATATCAAAGTGAAAAGCTGGAATGGTGATTATTACACAGGATTAGTCTTGCAAGCATATCACAATAAATTGATTAACAGACTCGATCTTTCTAGTTACATGGGAAATATCAAACTGGAACATATCGCCAAAATGGAGAGTTAA
- a CDS encoding DUF2283 domain-containing protein: protein MTKKSLEKQFLMEQDYDYQADSLLLYIKKDYNYKRSVRLDDDIILDFDENDAPVALELLNASRHLQVSKSSLIQPIGLDINIGIGERIIKLEAHFSVSVHQNDIPRSLNSQIANKTNLSSNEVHFATA from the coding sequence ATGACCAAAAAAAGTTTAGAAAAGCAGTTCCTCATGGAACAGGACTACGATTACCAGGCAGATTCTTTGCTGTTATACATTAAAAAGGATTACAATTACAAAAGGTCAGTACGCCTTGATGATGATATTATTTTAGATTTTGATGAAAACGATGCTCCTGTAGCATTGGAGCTTTTAAATGCTTCCCGACACCTTCAAGTTTCTAAATCTTCACTCATTCAACCCATAGGGTTGGATATTAATATTGGTATTGGAGAAAGAATAATAAAATTGGAAGCCCATTTCTCAGTTTCAGTTCACCAGAATGATATCCCAAGATCATTAAACAGTCAAATAGCCAATAAAACCAACTTATCCTCTAATGAAGTTCATTTTGCAACTGCATAA
- a CDS encoding type I restriction-modification system subunit M, translating to MSNNFQEKVTFIWDLADLLRGAYKRNEYQKVILPFTVLKRFDSVLEYSKKDVLDNYNNYKDTIGNLEPILSRAAVDKDGNELGFYNYSKYDFKSLIQDPDHIEENLMHYLDSFSPNIQDIFENFYIKNHISRLSKANLLFLLIKKFSESRVDLHPDKVSNHEMGTIFEELIRKFSEQSNEEAGEHFTPRDVVKLMTSLIFIENGIHLNDPNLIIKIYDPACGTGGMLTSCENFIREFNTTADVVLYGQEINQEIYAICKADMLIKGEISDNIKGPSSTLSEDQLPDDRFDFMISNPPYGRKWEQDKEAVVKEAEQGFEGRFGAGLPRINDGQLLFLEHMLSKMKKDEKSRIAVITNGSPLFTGDAGSGESNIRKWIIENDYLEAIIGLPDQLFYNTGIRTYIWVLTNQKPEERKGKIQLVDASKKYIKMRKSLGNKRHQLSDDDIENILDLYCKFDENDVIKVFDKEDFGYTKVTVERPLQLNFEVTEERLENLHAVNAFSKLAVSKSKDPETKLLEENEGKQVQDEITQALQRIDKPYQNWDEFEKRVKKALKQFQLSPAFIKNIIMALSEHDDTADYVTDAKGNNKPDGKLRDTEKIPLKKDIDEYFQREVLPYYPDAWMDRKKDKIGYEINFTQYFYQYQPPRSLEEIENDIKKVTAEIQELIKEDLDET from the coding sequence ATGAGCAACAACTTCCAAGAAAAAGTAACATTCATATGGGATTTAGCAGACCTATTACGGGGAGCATACAAGCGAAACGAATACCAGAAAGTTATTCTTCCTTTTACTGTTCTTAAAAGATTTGACAGTGTGCTGGAATATTCTAAAAAGGATGTTCTTGACAATTACAATAATTATAAGGATACCATTGGTAATCTGGAACCCATCCTCAGTAGAGCTGCAGTGGATAAGGATGGTAATGAATTAGGGTTTTACAATTATTCTAAATATGATTTCAAATCCCTTATTCAGGATCCGGATCATATTGAAGAGAACCTGATGCATTATCTGGACAGTTTCAGCCCCAACATTCAGGACATATTTGAAAACTTCTACATTAAAAACCATATCAGCCGCCTGTCCAAGGCCAACCTGTTATTTTTACTCATTAAGAAATTCTCAGAATCCCGGGTGGATTTACATCCGGACAAGGTTTCCAACCATGAGATGGGAACCATATTCGAGGAATTAATACGGAAATTCTCAGAACAATCCAATGAAGAGGCAGGGGAGCACTTCACACCACGGGATGTGGTTAAGTTAATGACCAGTCTTATTTTCATTGAGAATGGTATTCATCTCAATGACCCTAACCTGATTATAAAAATATATGACCCGGCCTGTGGAACCGGGGGAATGCTCACCAGTTGTGAGAATTTCATAAGGGAATTTAACACCACAGCAGACGTGGTTTTATACGGTCAGGAAATCAATCAGGAGATTTATGCTATCTGCAAGGCGGACATGCTCATTAAGGGAGAAATCTCTGATAACATCAAGGGACCCTCCAGTACCTTATCTGAGGACCAGCTTCCAGATGACAGATTCGACTTCATGATCTCCAATCCACCCTATGGCCGTAAATGGGAACAGGATAAAGAAGCCGTGGTAAAAGAAGCTGAACAGGGATTCGAGGGGAGATTCGGAGCAGGGCTGCCCAGAATTAACGATGGCCAACTGTTATTTCTGGAACACATGCTTTCCAAGATGAAGAAGGATGAAAAATCCAGGATAGCAGTGATCACCAATGGTTCACCACTTTTCACGGGAGACGCAGGATCTGGAGAGAGCAACATCCGGAAATGGATTATTGAAAACGATTACCTGGAAGCCATAATAGGACTTCCAGACCAGTTATTCTACAACACTGGTATCAGGACTTACATCTGGGTCTTGACCAACCAGAAACCAGAAGAACGGAAAGGTAAAATCCAGCTGGTGGATGCCTCCAAGAAGTACATAAAAATGCGGAAGAGCCTGGGAAACAAGAGACACCAGCTCAGTGATGATGATATTGAAAATATTTTAGATCTTTATTGTAAATTTGATGAGAATGATGTGATTAAAGTCTTTGATAAGGAGGACTTCGGCTACACTAAGGTTACTGTGGAAAGACCATTGCAGTTGAACTTTGAGGTAACTGAAGAAAGACTGGAGAATCTTCACGCTGTCAATGCCTTTAGCAAGTTAGCAGTGAGCAAGAGTAAAGATCCTGAGACCAAACTCCTGGAAGAAAATGAGGGAAAACAGGTGCAGGATGAGATCACTCAAGCCCTCCAAAGAATTGACAAACCATACCAGAACTGGGATGAATTCGAAAAAAGAGTAAAAAAAGCCCTGAAACAATTCCAACTCTCACCAGCGTTTATAAAAAATATTATAATGGCTTTATCCGAGCATGATGATACTGCAGATTATGTGACTGATGCTAAAGGAAATAATAAGCCCGATGGAAAGCTCAGGGACACAGAAAAAATTCCTCTAAAGAAAGATATTGATGAATATTTCCAGAGGGAAGTCCTGCCTTACTATCCTGATGCATGGATGGACCGTAAGAAGGACAAGATAGGTTATGAGATAAACTTCACCCAGTACTTCTACCAGTACCAACCGCCGAGATCCTTAGAAGAGATTGAAAATGATATAAAAAAGGTTACAGCAGAAATCCAGGAACTCATTAAGGAGGACTTGGATGAAACTTAA
- a CDS encoding type I restriction endonuclease subunit R, whose translation MSTDTTEKQFQNDIINHLESTGYVRRNSIRNYNKATCLDPELTLQFVMSTQPDEWDKFKRVYGEKAEEKFFYRLVNEIDNKGTIHVLRNGFRDAGAYFDIFYPQPNNNRNPDLFDKFSSNIFSVIDELEYQDRESGNRIDLVIFINGLPILTIELKDSFSQGVENAMKQYKEDRDPREKLFQRCLVHFAMSDQKIYMATKLAGSQTRFLPFNKGLENPEVRRDYKTCYLYNDILQVNKLSKLISNFIYIETDEKTKKETPIFPRYHQLDCVNLLLADCKPGKNYLIEHSAGSGKSKTIAWLAHGLIKKFNPCDERVYDMVIVVSDRKVIDKQLQEQVKAIEKRRGTVEVIDKDSKQLGEALQTGSNIVVTTLHKFPFILEEVRDMELRNYAVIIDEAHSSQTGTLSRKMKQILTTNSLEEAELLDDVDDDVEEELLREIESFRNLQNISFFAFTATPKGKTLEMFGTMNKYGEFWPFHKYTMEQAIKEGFILDVLKYYLTYQTYFNLVKTIEDDPEFEERKAKRVLRKFVEEHRHAIRLKTEIMVDHFMNSTRNKIKGQARAMLVTRSRLHAVLYKQEFDKYIKKSGYPIKTLVAFTGEVKHDEKSYTENSMNDLPKNKTIENAFVEDPYRILIVANKYQTGFDQPLLHTMYVDKSLNGVAAVQTLSRVNRIADKKSDTLILDFANETDTILKSFEPYYKATYLEEGTDPHKLYELQDKLLDYRIFDMGEVDEFVNAYMKGSQQPELHYILDQVKKEFIVLEDESQVGFKKALRRYQNIYSFLSQLMPFSDVNLEKLFIFNKYLIKKLPTINGPLPFSVLEDVDMDSYKVVDKGEAYFDLNGGEGLKPPSSGDTGFREEEKARLSQIIHDLNDAFGTDFTDDDRVFLERVKDNLLGNEELVKKMEHNSPENVRAVFDKYFNQEMTGLLKSNMDFYKRVVDNEKLRDKLKVALFDLLYEGFEKK comes from the coding sequence GTGAGTACAGACACCACTGAAAAACAATTCCAGAACGATATTATCAATCATCTGGAAAGTACGGGTTATGTTCGTCGAAATAGTATCCGGAATTATAATAAGGCAACCTGTTTAGACCCTGAGTTAACTCTCCAGTTTGTTATGAGTACTCAGCCTGATGAATGGGACAAGTTTAAACGGGTGTATGGTGAGAAAGCCGAAGAGAAGTTCTTCTACCGTCTGGTTAACGAGATTGATAATAAAGGCACCATCCATGTTCTCAGGAATGGATTCCGGGATGCAGGTGCCTATTTTGACATTTTTTATCCTCAACCCAATAATAACCGGAACCCGGACCTTTTTGATAAGTTTTCTTCTAATATTTTCTCAGTTATTGATGAACTGGAGTATCAGGACCGTGAAAGTGGTAACCGCATCGATCTGGTGATTTTCATTAATGGTCTTCCTATTTTGACCATTGAATTGAAGGATAGTTTCAGTCAGGGTGTGGAAAATGCCATGAAACAGTACAAGGAGGATCGTGATCCTCGTGAGAAGTTATTCCAACGCTGCCTGGTTCATTTTGCCATGAGTGACCAGAAGATCTACATGGCCACTAAACTGGCAGGATCCCAAACCCGGTTTTTACCCTTCAACAAGGGACTGGAAAACCCGGAAGTCCGCAGAGACTACAAAACCTGCTACCTCTACAACGACATCCTGCAGGTGAACAAACTCTCCAAACTCATATCCAACTTCATCTACATAGAAACAGATGAAAAAACCAAGAAAGAAACTCCTATTTTCCCCAGGTATCATCAGCTGGACTGTGTGAACCTGCTACTGGCAGACTGCAAGCCTGGGAAGAATTATCTCATAGAACACAGCGCTGGTAGTGGTAAGAGTAAGACTATTGCCTGGCTGGCCCATGGACTCATCAAGAAGTTCAACCCCTGCGATGAACGAGTCTACGATATGGTCATTGTGGTTTCAGACCGGAAAGTGATTGATAAACAATTACAGGAACAGGTTAAAGCCATTGAAAAGAGGAGAGGAACTGTTGAAGTTATTGATAAGGATTCCAAACAGTTAGGTGAAGCCCTCCAGACCGGGAGCAACATCGTGGTTACCACCCTCCACAAATTCCCCTTCATTCTGGAGGAAGTGCGGGACATGGAGCTCCGGAACTATGCAGTTATAATTGATGAAGCACACAGCAGCCAGACTGGGACCCTATCAAGGAAGATGAAACAGATACTCACCACCAACAGCCTGGAAGAAGCTGAACTCCTGGACGATGTGGATGATGATGTGGAGGAAGAACTTTTAAGGGAAATTGAATCCTTCCGTAACCTGCAAAATATCAGCTTCTTTGCCTTCACCGCCACACCCAAGGGTAAAACCCTGGAAATGTTCGGAACCATGAACAAATATGGTGAATTCTGGCCATTTCACAAGTACACCATGGAACAGGCCATAAAAGAAGGTTTCATACTGGATGTTTTAAAGTATTATTTAACTTATCAGACCTATTTCAATCTGGTTAAGACCATTGAGGATGATCCTGAGTTTGAGGAGAGGAAGGCCAAAAGGGTTCTCAGGAAATTCGTGGAGGAACATCGCCATGCCATCCGCCTTAAAACAGAGATCATGGTTGACCACTTCATGAACTCCACCCGAAACAAGATCAAAGGCCAAGCACGGGCCATGCTGGTCACCAGATCCAGATTACATGCAGTACTCTATAAACAGGAATTTGATAAGTACATCAAAAAAAGTGGTTATCCCATCAAGACCCTGGTGGCATTCACCGGTGAGGTTAAGCATGATGAGAAAAGTTACACTGAAAACTCCATGAACGACCTTCCCAAGAACAAAACCATTGAAAACGCCTTTGTGGAGGACCCTTACCGGATTTTAATCGTGGCCAACAAATATCAAACCGGATTTGACCAGCCACTCCTGCACACCATGTACGTGGATAAATCATTAAACGGTGTAGCCGCAGTTCAAACCCTAAGCAGAGTAAACAGGATCGCTGATAAAAAGAGTGACACACTCATCCTGGACTTTGCCAATGAAACAGATACCATTTTAAAATCATTTGAACCATACTACAAGGCCACCTACCTCGAAGAAGGTACGGATCCACATAAGCTGTATGAATTGCAGGATAAACTCCTTGATTATCGGATATTTGACATGGGTGAAGTTGATGAATTTGTCAATGCCTATATGAAGGGTTCCCAGCAGCCAGAACTTCATTACATTTTGGATCAGGTTAAAAAGGAATTTATCGTGCTGGAAGATGAAAGTCAGGTTGGTTTTAAGAAGGCTCTGCGCAGATACCAGAATATTTATTCGTTTTTATCCCAGTTAATGCCCTTCAGTGATGTGAACCTGGAAAAACTCTTTATCTTTAACAAATACTTGATTAAGAAGCTTCCAACCATTAATGGTCCTTTACCTTTCAGTGTTCTTGAGGATGTGGATATGGATTCATACAAGGTAGTGGATAAAGGTGAAGCATATTTTGATTTGAATGGTGGTGAAGGATTAAAACCACCTTCTAGTGGAGATACAGGTTTCAGAGAAGAGGAAAAGGCCAGGTTATCACAGATTATTCATGATCTTAACGATGCATTTGGCACTGACTTCACAGATGATGACCGTGTCTTCCTTGAAAGAGTGAAGGACAATCTCCTGGGGAATGAAGAATTGGTTAAGAAGATGGAGCACAATTCTCCGGAGAATGTGCGGGCAGTTTTTGATAAATATTTCAACCAGGAAATGACTGGACTTTTGAAAAGTAATATGGATTTCTATAAGCGCGTTGTGGATAATGAGAAATTGAGGGATAAATTGAAGGTTGCTTTGTTTGATTTGCTTTATGAGGGCTTTGAGAAAAAATGA
- a CDS encoding 3'-5' exonuclease, producing the protein MTADLVVICGCVDGLMPYRETGLSGEDLKRFVEEQRRLFYVGITRTRKHFTAF; encoded by the coding sequence ATGACAGCTGATCTTGTGGTAATTTGTGGATGTGTAGATGGTTTAATGCCTTATAGGGAAACTGGCCTTTCGGGTGAAGATCTAAAACGGTTTGTAGAAGAACAAAGAAGATTGTTTTATGTGGGTATAACACGAACTAGGAAACATTTTACTGCTTTCTAG
- a CDS encoding restriction endonuclease subunit S, whose protein sequence is MNLKHYPEYKDSGVEWIGEIPKEWNCSKIKHITDVKISNVDKKSKPSEADVLLCNYTDVYNNEFIIQNLDFMKATASFEQINKLSLHKGDVIITKDSETADDIAVPALVTEDLDNVVCGYHLALIRPNDEMQGDYLFRLLESKQINDQFVISANGVTRFGISTYPIKNSYLMVPSLEEQEKISTFLDKKTSEIDLTIEKETRLIELLKEKRTALINHVVTKGLDPTVKMKDSGVEWIGEIPEDWEISKIKHVSLRILTGKTPPSEREEYYDKEELNWFTPGDLGNNLVLTNSSKRISKSAIIDNKVVKYKPFSILLVGIGATLGKVGLSIDEGTSNQQINAIEFYQDKIMSKYGLYYLYGMKNLIISLSNSSTIGIFNQTQTGNFIILKPPINEQKRIIGKLDEETMKIDFTIKKIQQKIKLLEEYKKSLIHHVVTGKVDVREVAV, encoded by the coding sequence TTGAATCTCAAACATTATCCTGAGTATAAGGATTCTGGAGTGGAATGGATTGGTGAGATTCCAAAAGAATGGAATTGTAGTAAAATTAAACACATAACTGATGTAAAGATAAGCAATGTTGATAAAAAGAGCAAACCATCCGAAGCAGATGTTTTACTTTGCAATTATACTGATGTTTACAATAATGAATTCATTATTCAAAATTTAGACTTCATGAAAGCAACAGCAAGTTTTGAGCAAATTAATAAGCTTTCATTACATAAAGGTGACGTAATAATAACCAAAGACTCTGAAACAGCTGATGATATAGCAGTTCCTGCTTTAGTCACAGAGGATTTAGATAATGTTGTTTGTGGTTATCATTTGGCATTAATCAGACCAAATGATGAAATGCAAGGAGATTATTTGTTTAGACTTCTTGAAAGTAAACAAATTAATGATCAGTTTGTTATTTCTGCTAATGGAGTTACAAGATTTGGAATTAGTACTTATCCAATAAAAAACTCTTATTTAATGGTTCCTTCCCTAGAAGAACAGGAAAAAATATCAACATTTCTAGATAAAAAAACCTCAGAAATCGATTTAACAATTGAAAAAGAGACTCGTCTTATTGAACTTCTCAAGGAAAAAAGAACTGCCCTGATAAATCATGTGGTGACCAAGGGCCTGGACCCCACGGTGAAGATGAAGGATTCAGGGGTGGAATGGATCGGCGAGATACCTGAAGATTGGGAAATATCAAAAATAAAACATGTTTCATTAAGAATATTAACCGGTAAAACGCCACCATCAGAGCGAGAAGAGTATTATGATAAAGAAGAATTGAATTGGTTTACTCCGGGGGATTTAGGCAATAATTTAGTTTTAACAAATTCTTCTAAAAGAATCAGCAAATCAGCTATAATAGATAATAAAGTTGTAAAATACAAACCATTTAGTATTTTATTAGTAGGAATTGGGGCTACTTTAGGTAAAGTAGGGTTAAGTATTGATGAAGGTACTTCTAATCAACAAATCAATGCCATAGAATTTTATCAAGATAAAATAATGTCTAAATATGGTTTATATTATTTATATGGGATGAAAAATTTAATTATTAGTCTATCAAATTCATCAACCATAGGAATATTCAATCAAACCCAAACTGGGAATTTTATAATATTAAAACCTCCTATCAATGAACAAAAACGAATTATTGGTAAACTTGATGAAGAAACTATGAAAATTGACTTTACAATCAAAAAAATACAACAAAAAATTAAACTCCTCGAAGAATACAAAAAATCCCTCATTCATCACGTGGTTACAGGTAAGGTGGATGTTCGGGAGGTGGCAGTGTGA
- a CDS encoding endonuclease NucS domain-containing protein, with amino-acid sequence MILLINQEKELEKLIDKAKFSEMGVWERTHMEEWIAKHPEILGEELLTITTEYADYDKTSKRLDILAIDREGKLVIIELKRDTAEKFVDLQAIHYAAFFSTHTFEDVVDIRAEFTNKSQEEADIEIREFITNDEFQDLDDQPRIILVANEFKEETLAAVLWLRDVGVDITCVKFEAYEVDEKIVVTPNIIVPLPEAKQFMIYREKKSKQSSEKRSTEDYHLRTVPDDIKDLYAKISQNVLNLDNKIRVKPKKWYIAFVSSVSNANFIYAEIYQKDIKIVLNLKKGELNDPECIAEDVSEKGHRGNGDYRITISPDHDLNYFMTLIKQAYEKYS; translated from the coding sequence ATGATTTTATTGATAAATCAAGAGAAAGAGTTAGAAAAACTAATTGATAAAGCCAAGTTCTCTGAAATGGGTGTTTGGGAAAGGACACATATGGAAGAATGGATTGCCAAGCATCCAGAGATCCTTGGAGAGGAACTACTTACAATTACCACAGAATATGCCGATTATGATAAAACAAGTAAAAGATTAGATATACTTGCCATTGATAGGGAAGGTAAATTAGTAATCATTGAATTAAAGCGTGATACTGCTGAAAAATTTGTTGATTTACAAGCGATTCACTACGCCGCATTCTTTTCTACCCACACATTTGAGGATGTGGTAGATATTCGGGCAGAATTTACCAACAAATCACAAGAAGAAGCAGACATTGAAATTAGGGAATTCATTACAAATGATGAGTTTCAGGATTTAGATGATCAACCTCGAATAATTTTAGTAGCAAACGAATTCAAAGAGGAAACTTTAGCAGCTGTCCTTTGGCTAAGAGATGTAGGTGTTGACATAACATGTGTGAAATTTGAGGCTTATGAAGTAGACGAAAAGATAGTAGTTACACCCAATATTATTGTACCTTTACCCGAAGCTAAACAATTCATGATTTATCGAGAGAAAAAATCCAAACAATCTTCCGAAAAAAGAAGCACCGAAGATTATCATCTCAGAACAGTTCCAGATGATATTAAAGATTTATATGCCAAAATTAGCCAAAATGTTTTAAATTTAGATAATAAAATCAGAGTAAAACCTAAAAAATGGTATATAGCATTTGTATCCAGTGTTTCAAATGCAAATTTCATTTATGCAGAAATATATCAAAAAGACATTAAAATTGTACTCAATTTAAAGAAAGGAGAGCTGAATGATCCAGAATGCATTGCAGAAGATGTCTCAGAAAAAGGCCACCGTGGAAATGGAGATTATAGAATCACTATAAGTCCCGATCATGATCTGAATTACTTTATGACTTTAATTAAACAAGCATACGAGAAATATTCTTAA